From the genome of Ziziphus jujuba cultivar Dongzao chromosome 6, ASM3175591v1, one region includes:
- the LOC107430842 gene encoding uncharacterized protein LOC107430842 isoform X1, with protein sequence MQTSIQNWGRERNLVKVTNEKDDELALFLEMRRREKENNLLLLPGNNNNNNNNNNSNSDELDASLIDSNNNGNSIISKSFSSMPLQRKTRADEFLNSENDKSDYDWLLTPPATPLFPSSEMDAQKTITTQNEGPPVRPTALRSRLANIQLEPASKSNIASKHPTLPSILNSSSIGNKKPSPSGGTKTAPRRSATPTGRSTLPSTTKSSRSSTPSSRATLLSTKPVAPPVRSSTPTRSSARSSTPTARPSVSASKPTARSATPTRQQSNPSSLPSVSGPAARSASASKVRPTSSKNPVPSRGSSPTVKSRPWKPSEMPGFSLDAPPNLRTTVPERPASASRGRPGVPSFRSSSAAIGSDTRPRQQSCSPSRGRTTHANASTNGISISAMSKSRYSDSDKVSPLLVGTKMVERVVNMRKLAPPKQDDRHSMHNNSTGKSLSSDSSGFGRTLSKKSLDMAMRHMDIRRSMQGNLQTRVTNIPASSVYSIRSAPTKSKTTSIADSPLATSSSASSEPSVNNTSVCIDGIENEDIELGSQQEVSSSFSGQGR encoded by the exons ATGCAAACGAGCATCCAGAACTGGGGAAGAGAAAGAAACTTAGTGAAGGTGACGAACGAGAAAGATGATGAGCTGGCTTTGTTCCTTGAGATGCGTAGACGAGAGAAAGAGAACAATCTTCTTCTCCTTCCcggtaacaacaacaacaacaacaacaacaacaacagtaaCTCTGATGAGCTCGATGCTTCTCTTATCG ACTCTAATAACAACGGAAATTCGATTATTTCCAAGAGCTTCTCATCTATGCCATTGCAGCGCAAGACCCGTGCTGATGAATTCTTGAATTCCGAAAATGATAAATCTGATTACGACTG GCTTCTTACACCCCCTGCAACCCCACTTTTTCCTTCTTCGGAGATGGACGCACAGAAAACAATAACGACCCAGAATGAGGGGCCACCTGTTCGTCCCACTGCTCTAAGATCGAGG CTAGCAAATATCCAGTTAGAACCTGCTTCAAAGAGCAATATAGCATCTAAGCATCCAACGTTGCCATCCATATTGAATTCTTCCAGTATTGGTAACAAAAAGCCTTCACCATCTGGTGGAACAAAAACAGCTCCTCGTAGATCTGCAACTCCAACTGGCCGGTCCACATTGCCTTCAACAACCAAGTCCTCAAGATCCTCCACACCAAGTTCACGGGCCACTTTACTTTCCACAAAGCCTGTGGCTCCTCCAGTGAGGTCTTCAACTCCAACTCGGTCCTCTGCGCGATCTTCAACACCAACTGCTAGACCTTCTGTATCTGCATCCAAACCAACAGCAAGATCAGCAACACCAACCCGTCAACAATCAAACCCATCGAGTTTGCCCTCTGTATCTGGTCCTGCTGCACGATCTGCTTCAGCATCGAAGGTACGTCCTACTAGCTCCAAAAATCCAGTGCCATCACGTGGCAGCTCACCCACAGTAAAATCTAGGCCTTGGAAACCCTCTGAGATGCCTGGTTTCTCGCTTGATGCTCCCCCAAATCTAAGGACAACAGTGCCAGAAAGGCCGGCATCTGCTTCTAGGGGTCGGCCAGGAGTGCCAAGTTTCAGGTCATCATCTGCTGCCATTGGCTCCGACACAAGACCAAGACAACAATCATGTTCTCCATCTAGAGGGCGGACTACTCATGCTAATGCTTCTACTAATGGGATCTCCATTTCAGCTATGAGCAAATCTCGTTACAGTGATAGTGACAAAGTGTCCCCTCTTCTTGTTGGGACAAAAATGGTTGAAAGAGTCGTAAACATGAGGAAACTGGCTCCACCAAAGCAGGATGATCGTCACTCTATGCATAATAATTCCACGGGGAAATCTTTGTCCTCTGACAGCTCAGGCTTTGGAAGAACACTTTCAAAGAAATCCCTTGATATGGCTATGAGACATATG GATATAAGGCGAAGCATGCAAGGTAATCTACAGACACGTGTGACAAATATTCCAGCTTCCTCCGTCTACAGTATCAGATCGGCACCGACAAAAAGCAAGACAACCAGCATTGCAGACTCTCCTCTTGCCACAAGCAGCAGTGCTAGCTCTGAACCAAGTGTCAACAATACTTCTGTTTGTATAGATGGAATTGAAAATGAAGATATTGAACTTGGAAGCCAGCAAGAAGTTTCTTCTTCCTTTAGCGGGCAAGGCAGGTGA
- the LOC107430837 gene encoding uncharacterized protein LOC107430837: protein MASGNILWKYTKKLFTLGLVGLTVSDSFASVSPVRGASMSPTFNPSISSLMGLTTDDYVLVEKTCLMKYKFSHGDVVVFSSPSNHKEKHIKRVIALPGDWIGIRHTSDVLRIPDGHCWVEGDNPSSSMDSNSFGPIPLGLVKGRVTHIVWPPQRIGAVEKRIPTDRISSI, encoded by the exons ATGGCATCTGGGAATATATTGTGGAAGTATACCAAGAAACTTTTCACGCTTGGGCTCGTAGGGCTTACTGTTTCAGATAGCTTTGCAAGTGTTTCTCCAGTTCGTGGTGCCTCTATGTCCCCTACATTCAATCCCAGCATCAGTTCTTTGATGGGATTGACAACTG ATGACTATGTTTTGGTTGAGAAAACGTGTCTCATGAAGTACAAATTTTCACATGGTGATGTGGTTGTTTTCAG CTCCCCTAGTAATCACAAGGAGAAGCACATAAAGAGAGTAATTGCCTTACCTGGTGATTGGATTGGAATTCGTCATACCTCTGATGTGCTGAGAATTCCAGATGGTCATTGCTGGGTTGAGGGAGATAATCCATCTTCTAGCATGGATTCAAATTCTTTTGGTCCG ATTCCATTGGGCTTAGTGAAAGGAAGGGTGACCCACATTGTATGGCCTCCTCAGAGAATAGGTGCCGTGGAGAAAAGAATTCCCACAGACAGAATTTCTTCTATCTAG
- the LOC107430838 gene encoding protein yippee-like produces MGRLFVINLEGNIYRCKHCETHLALFDDIISKSFHCRHGKAYLFDKVVNITVGEKEERMMITGMHTVVDIFCVGCGAIVGWKYEAAHEKTQKYKEGKFILERFKLVGPDGSNYFASLEAQVGGSDPDDA; encoded by the exons ATGGGAAGGCTATTTGTGATCAATCTTGAAGGAAACATTTATCGCTGCAAACATTGTGAAACACATCTTGCTCTCTTTGATGACATTATTTCTAAG TCTTTTCACTGCAGACATGGAAAGGCTTATCTATTTGATAAAGT TGTGAACATCACAGTGGGAGAAAAAGAAGAGCGGATGATGATTACAGGAATGCACACTGTTGTTGACATATTTTGCGTAGGGTGTGGTGCAATTGTGGGGTGGAAATAC GAGGCTGCACATGAGAAAACCCAGAAGTACAAGGAAGGAAAATTTATCCTTGAGAG GTTTAAGTTGGTTGGTCCTGATGGAAGCAACTACTTTGCAAGCCTGGAAGCCCAGGTAGGCGGAAGTGACCCTGATGATGCTTGA
- the LOC107430842 gene encoding uncharacterized protein LOC107430842 isoform X2 translates to MMSWLCSLRCVDERKRTIFFSFPVTTTTTTTTTTVTLMSSMLLLSHFVFADSNNNGNSIISKSFSSMPLQRKTRADEFLNSENDKSDYDWLLTPPATPLFPSSEMDAQKTITTQNEGPPVRPTALRSRLANIQLEPASKSNIASKHPTLPSILNSSSIGNKKPSPSGGTKTAPRRSATPTGRSTLPSTTKSSRSSTPSSRATLLSTKPVAPPVRSSTPTRSSARSSTPTARPSVSASKPTARSATPTRQQSNPSSLPSVSGPAARSASASKVRPTSSKNPVPSRGSSPTVKSRPWKPSEMPGFSLDAPPNLRTTVPERPASASRGRPGVPSFRSSSAAIGSDTRPRQQSCSPSRGRTTHANASTNGISISAMSKSRYSDSDKVSPLLVGTKMVERVVNMRKLAPPKQDDRHSMHNNSTGKSLSSDSSGFGRTLSKKSLDMAMRHMDIRRSMQGNLQTRVTNIPASSVYSIRSAPTKSKTTSIADSPLATSSSASSEPSVNNTSVCIDGIENEDIELGSQQEVSSSFSGQGR, encoded by the exons ATGATGAGCTGGCTTTGTTCCTTGAGATGCGTAGACGAGAGAAAGAGAACAATCTTCTTCTCCTTCCcggtaacaacaacaacaacaacaacaacaacaacagtaaCTCTGATGAGCTCGATGCTTCTCTTATCG CATTTCGTTTTTGCAGACTCTAATAACAACGGAAATTCGATTATTTCCAAGAGCTTCTCATCTATGCCATTGCAGCGCAAGACCCGTGCTGATGAATTCTTGAATTCCGAAAATGATAAATCTGATTACGACTG GCTTCTTACACCCCCTGCAACCCCACTTTTTCCTTCTTCGGAGATGGACGCACAGAAAACAATAACGACCCAGAATGAGGGGCCACCTGTTCGTCCCACTGCTCTAAGATCGAGG CTAGCAAATATCCAGTTAGAACCTGCTTCAAAGAGCAATATAGCATCTAAGCATCCAACGTTGCCATCCATATTGAATTCTTCCAGTATTGGTAACAAAAAGCCTTCACCATCTGGTGGAACAAAAACAGCTCCTCGTAGATCTGCAACTCCAACTGGCCGGTCCACATTGCCTTCAACAACCAAGTCCTCAAGATCCTCCACACCAAGTTCACGGGCCACTTTACTTTCCACAAAGCCTGTGGCTCCTCCAGTGAGGTCTTCAACTCCAACTCGGTCCTCTGCGCGATCTTCAACACCAACTGCTAGACCTTCTGTATCTGCATCCAAACCAACAGCAAGATCAGCAACACCAACCCGTCAACAATCAAACCCATCGAGTTTGCCCTCTGTATCTGGTCCTGCTGCACGATCTGCTTCAGCATCGAAGGTACGTCCTACTAGCTCCAAAAATCCAGTGCCATCACGTGGCAGCTCACCCACAGTAAAATCTAGGCCTTGGAAACCCTCTGAGATGCCTGGTTTCTCGCTTGATGCTCCCCCAAATCTAAGGACAACAGTGCCAGAAAGGCCGGCATCTGCTTCTAGGGGTCGGCCAGGAGTGCCAAGTTTCAGGTCATCATCTGCTGCCATTGGCTCCGACACAAGACCAAGACAACAATCATGTTCTCCATCTAGAGGGCGGACTACTCATGCTAATGCTTCTACTAATGGGATCTCCATTTCAGCTATGAGCAAATCTCGTTACAGTGATAGTGACAAAGTGTCCCCTCTTCTTGTTGGGACAAAAATGGTTGAAAGAGTCGTAAACATGAGGAAACTGGCTCCACCAAAGCAGGATGATCGTCACTCTATGCATAATAATTCCACGGGGAAATCTTTGTCCTCTGACAGCTCAGGCTTTGGAAGAACACTTTCAAAGAAATCCCTTGATATGGCTATGAGACATATG GATATAAGGCGAAGCATGCAAGGTAATCTACAGACACGTGTGACAAATATTCCAGCTTCCTCCGTCTACAGTATCAGATCGGCACCGACAAAAAGCAAGACAACCAGCATTGCAGACTCTCCTCTTGCCACAAGCAGCAGTGCTAGCTCTGAACCAAGTGTCAACAATACTTCTGTTTGTATAGATGGAATTGAAAATGAAGATATTGAACTTGGAAGCCAGCAAGAAGTTTCTTCTTCCTTTAGCGGGCAAGGCAGGTGA